TGGGGTTCTTGAGGTCCCCCAGAACCAAGCCTTCCCCTCATGCTGCCTTCctgccctctctcctcctcagaATAACAAATTGGAGAAGATCCCCCCGGGAGCCTTCAGCGAACTCACCAGCCTTCGGGAGCTCTACCTACAGAATAATTACCTGACCAACGAAGGAATGGACAACGAGACCTTCTGGTGAGACTCCTACTTGGGTCACAGGGTCAGAGttttagaactgggagggtccTGAGGAGCCCTGGAGGTCAAACCtctgcttttacagatgaggaaactgaggtctagagctAGGAAGGCATTTTCCCAGAGTTAGAAGGGTAGTAAGTgactgagctgggatttgaacccaggtttttccaaCTCTAGTTCATctttctatctactacaccaccctCAGTGTCTCATCCACCTCCAACTCCAAGATTGGCCAGGCTCGTTCTCTCGACCCCCAAGCCTggcttcttttctcccctccaggCCTGATGAGCCCCCTTTCTTGGGAATGCCCATGGTTAAGGAAAGAGCCGTGAGCTTGAAAGCTGAAGAGTAGGGTCCTTAGGAAGCTGCTGTCCCTCTCCAGGCACATTCCCATCACCCTCCACGCTTTACAAATGGGGCTGCCCATCAGGTGAGCTAATGTCTGGGCACCACTTGGCAAGGGTTTCAGCCCTATAGGAAAGTGAGCTGCTATGGTGAGTGTTGTTTACCAAACACTTTCTGCATAATCCATGTGGGAGGTAGGTAGGGTAAATATTATTATCTGAGGCTCAGAGGTGGCCTGACTTACCCGGCTCACACAGCTCATGGGTATCTCTTCCAAGCCCCCATTTGTCAGGGACTCTCATTTCTCTGGCCTGCCCTGCATGCCAGAGTCACCATAGAGTCAGCTGGATGTGAGTCAAGGGCAAGAGAGGTGTTTGCCAGGCCAGCTGACCAGTCTGCTTGCCACCCTCAGATGTCAGGTCAGGTCTGAATCACAGACATGTGGTGGTTTCTACCAAGATTAACAAAAGTACAGTTAgcaggaatttattaagcaccttctaaaGTTGGGGAATCCAAGGACAAAAGTAAAACGgacctttccctcaaggagtttctattcCACTGGGAGGGATGGCATTGCACATGGATAGGTGTATGCCAGACCCATGTAGAACAGCTGTGAGGGAACCCTGGAGAGGAAGGTGAGCAGCCGGGGGACCAGACAAAGTCTCCTGCAGAAAGGTGGTTTTGAGCTGAGTTgggaaggaaatcagggattctaagagatggagatgaggagggcaaACTTTCCAGGCGTAGCACAGAGGTAGAAGATAGTGGGTGAGATCCAGGGGAGAGCAGGGTGCACATTGAGTCTGTGTGTGGGATGAGCAGCTGTCAGGGGAATGGCAGAGAACAGGGGGCATTAGCAGCATCACTGAGGTTAGGCTTGGTGAGCGGCTGCCTCTTATGCAGGTCTGGGTAAAGGCCCAGGCTGGACAGCAGCCACCCTACATGCTCTCCAGAACACCCTTTAAAGATCTGATAAGGGCTGGGACCAACAAATGCTAACTTACCGCATCCAGAAGAAGCCATGGGGGTGAGTGTTGCAGCCCTGAAACCAAAGGAAACATTTAAATGTGAAAAACCTAACAAGTACATAGGCAAACTCAGAgttggggagaagaaaggggttTTTTTGACCCACCTCCTCATCATGGCTTTAGACTGGATCAAGATGTTGatctggagacctgggttctagtcctggctctgtgaGCCTAGGCAAGGGACTTAATCTTTTTGAAACTCAATTcatccacctgtaaaatggggagagtaatTTTGGCACTCCACACCTCCTAGAGCTCTTGGAGGAAGGTGCTTGTTAAACTTTAAGCTGCTGTCGGAGATAATGCATTCTCTTGTTCTCTCCCTTTATGATCTGGAAGAAACCTATAGAAGGCCTAGCCCATCACATAAGGAGCTCTGGTCCAGCTGGGTACACAAGTTTCTCCCCAAGATGCTATTTCCAGCCAGTCCTCCAAGGCCCAGAGTCAGGTGTGAGCTGTGGTGATACAGATTCAGCCCTTGGAATGGGGATTCAAGGCCTGGCTGTCCTATgccacatgtgaccctgggcaacatcttttccttatttataaaatggaaaccaTGGTCTAATCCTCAGACTCTTGTACAATATATGATGCTGTAGAAGTGTGAGCTATTGTGATGATGATactggaggaaaaggagaaatctGCCATCCCCAGCCTCATGCCCCTTGCCCCAGCTGGAGGGAGTGTAGTCAGTATTTTTCTGAAGGCCTGGGGCAGGTGCCAAGTCCTTGGCCTGCTGCTGACCTCTGGTTCTTGTGCTGGAGAACTGGGGCCAGACCTTGTCAGGCCACGATGGGGCTCCCAGCCAAAAGACTCCCAGACGTTTCCAGTAACTCCCCTGTCCTCAGAGAAGTTGGCTGCAGGCAGGGCTTGGTTTCTTGAACTTAGGAGAATTCTGGACTCTGTTGgcccctggggtgaggaggggaggaggaggcacGTGGACTGAACACAATCTTTTTGGAGGAAAGAGGGACGAGGTGGAAGATTGGGGTAGTGATGAGAGTTGAGAGGTGGAGTAAGGATAGCCGGCCTGCAGTGGCAGAGCAGAGGGAGATGTTAGGGGGCCCTTGGAAGACCTGGGATGGAGTCCTATCGctgacacttcctggctgtgggACTGGGGGCTTGAGTTCATCTCCTCTTCTATAAAGCAGGGATGATAATTCTGAGACCACTTTCCTCCTGGGGTTTagttttattcaacaaacattaaaggTGCAGAGATGAGACATGGCCTGTGGAGACCAATCTGATAGTAACCTAGCATATATTAAGGGAGGATATGAAGGAAACATGGAAACTTAGGCTGGAGCTAGATGGTGGATGCCTTTAAATGCCAGGCCAAAGAGCTGGTATTTTAACCCATAGGCAGTAGGGAGCTATTCAGGATTTTTGAGCTGGGGAGTGACGTGGCCAAGCCTGGACTTCAGATATACCACTTTGTCAGCTTCGTGGAAGATGGATCAGATGGGAAAGACGGGAGGCAGAAGGACCAATTAAGGCCAATTATTTCAGTAGGCTAGGTGTGAGGTGAGAAGAGCTTTGAAATGGGGTGGAGACTGAGTGAGTAAAGAGGAgtagggagaaatggagagagattgtggaagtgaatggacAAAACTTGTCTAGACCCGAGAAGTGAGGGTCAGTGACATGGATACTTGCCTTGTcttgagggagagaaagaagccGGAGATTAGCGTTTGTGACTCCTGAAAAGATAGTGATGCCCTACAGAAGAATAGGAGAGTTTGAGTAAGgggtgggtttggggggaggagaaCAATTTGGTTTTGGCCACTTTGATTCAGTCCTGGATGCCAGTCGCAGCACATCGGGCTAGAGCTGTCCAGCAGGCAGCTGGTGAAACTGGGCTTCAGCTCAGGACAGAAGACAGGGGCTGGAGGTCATCTCGGGTCATCTGTGCAGAGATCATTGAACCCATTTGAGATGACGAGTTAAATAGCTAACCTTGGTAACAGAAGTGTAAGGATAAGGGTAGGGACTGCGCTTATGGTTTCACTGATACTCAGAAGGTTTCTTTACCAATGAAAGTCACCTTCTTTGCAATGtagagagttacctagagtaCTGAGAGATGAAGGATCTTGCCCAGTGAAGTCAGAAGAGCCAGACCTTCCTGGCTCTTTATCCATAGACTGTATAGGAGTTAATGTTGCTGCTTTATTAGAATTTGGGTTTCAGCTACGATGATGGGCCTCAGtcttgcccttcccttccctctccaggaAACTTTCCAGCCTCGAGTACCTCGATCTGTCCAGCAACAACCTGTCTGAGATCCCTGCAGGCCTGCCGCGTAATATTGTGCTACTGCACCTGGAGAAGAATGCCATCCGTACGGTGGGCCCTGATGTGCTGACCCAGATCCGGAATCTGGAGTACCTGCTGCTTCACAGCAATAAACTGAAGGCCAAAGGCATCCACCCCCTGGCCTTCCAGGGCCTGAAGAAGCTTCACACGGTGCACCTGTACAACAATGTCCTGGAGCGAGTGCCCAGTGGGCTCCCCCGCCGGGTCAAGACCCTCATGATTCTCCACAACCAGATCTCCGGGATCGGTCGCAATGACTTCGCCACCACCTACTTCCTGGAGGAGCTCAATCTTAGCTACAACAAGATCACAAGCCCCCAGATCCATCGGGATGCCTTCCGAAAGCTTCGGTTGCTCAAGTCGCTGGAGCTGTCGGGAAACCTCCTGCAGACGCTGCCCCTGGGCCTCCCCAAGAACGTGCAGGTGCTCAAGCTGAAGAGCAATTACCTGGGAGCCATCGCCCGAGGGGCCCTGGCAGGCATGGTCCAACTACGAGAGCTGTACCTCACCAACAATAGACTCAGGAGCCGGGCTGTGACCCCACGCACCTGGGCTGACCTCAGCAGCCTCCAGGTAGGGCCTGGTGTCAGCTGCCCGCCAACCCTGCAGCCTGGGCACTGCCGAGGGCTGGGCAGGGGCCTGTGGGTGCTCAGGGGATGGGTGGAGGAGCCCAGGACATCATCTGACCAACCAGTCTCTTCCAGGTCGGAAGAGTGAGGCCCAGAGATCTGTGACTTTCCAAGAGCACACAGATAATAATTGACCAAACTGAGATCAGAAACCTTTGGACTCCAGTTTATAACCTGGGGTTTATTAGAATACATGAGGGGATGGGGAGGTCTGGGCCATGTCCCCTCAACCAGCACCATCTAATTACCCACCTCCTTCACTTGCAACTTCCTAACATGTGCTTATCCTGTAAAATCCAGCCTACACACTTTAATTATGAAGAGATTAGGTACATTAGGCACACCATGTGCACGATATTATACAGATATGGGGAATGGGGTTAGCAGGGTTAGCAGAcaggaagctctgggttcaagtgCCACCTGTGATACATACTAACATACCCacatgtgggggtgggggggcaagtcacctgacctccaTGCCCAAGGCAGCTCTCTGAGGTTACCCATTAAAGAGGATCTTCTGAGCtgctttggtggagggaatttgCACATATtagtaaagaaggaaagagacagacacgagttcaaatcctgcctcagactccaGTGAGATGTGTGACCTCACTCAGCCTCAGTAccatcatcagtaaaatggggataatagcacgcTCAGAATGGGGGggataaagtgagataacatagaaatggctttgcaaaccttgaagtgctgtaGAAATATTAGCCATTATTGTGTTGTCATCACAACTTGCCATCGACCTGGCCATGTCTGTCTGTGACCTGGGAAGGACTTTTAGAAAGGCAGGGCCCCGGGATGGGCTTGGAGGCACTGCCCTCATCAATGAGGTCCCAGGCCCCCTGGCATAGTGGAAGAGATAGGCAGGCTGAGAGGGCCAGTCCTCATCTCCTCTGATGCTCTGCGTTGGCCTCCCTAAGGTCAGTGTGAATGGAGCATGGGTTCTTCTGAGTCTGACAAAGCTGGAAAATCATTTGTGTATGGTGCTAGTGATAGCCTGCCCTCAGAAGGTGCACAGGATACCTGCTAAGCCATCAGTTACTAACACTTTGGTGTAGATTCATCAGAAGctttctagctgggtgacctcaggtaagtcactTCCCTTGTCTGGGCTTCCCTTGCcccctctgtgaaatgagggccTCATGCCAGGAGTTCAGCTCTGTGGTATGACTTGTATTGTTTGCCTGGACAACAGAAGGCCCAAGAAGGTCTTGATCCCTGAGCTTAAGGATCAGCTCAGAGGAAATGGGGCCCAGGGCAGGAAGGAGACCAGCCGAGCCTGCCCACCAGGGGCTTCCTTTCTCTTTACCTCGGAAAAATCATTGGGGTGCACGTTTCTAGAGCATTTCCCCATCGACAAAGCTCTTTGTTTTACAACGAGCCCAGGAGACATGCAGTAGGAGGGTGACAGGTCCCCAAGTTGTACATGAGAATGCAGAAACCCACAGGGTTTGCCCTCATCCACAGTGTCCCAGGATAGGGCAGCACCACATCagaatccagattttctgactcccaagtcatCATGGTTCCTCTTAACCACGCAGCTTCTGCTCAACCTGGAGAGTGGGGGGAGTTCTTGGATCCTGTCCACATTCTGTCCCTGTGACCTCAGGTGACAGGCTCATTGAGAGCTCAGCCTCGGGATTTGATTTCCCTGGTGTCCATCTGAGAAGCAGGCTGGTACAGTAAGTAGGGAATGGACCCTGAAATAAATTCTTGGTTCTGCTGCTCAGGTGACTCAGGGTGACTTTTcctcctctctgggactcagtttccaaatctgtgaAACAAGACCATTGGACAGGTTGATGTATCTGTAAGATTCCCACCGCCTCCAAAACCAGGATTCCTATGGGACGGGCCTGAGCTTTCATCAGTGTTTTCATGCCACTGCTGGATCATGATGCTTCCTCTCCCAAGGCAGGTCAGCATTTGCCTGGCACCTTAAAGGTTTAGAGAGATGTCCAGAGCATGGAGAGGTTGACCTTTTGGCTAGGGTCATATGGCTAGGATGGGTCAGAGGACTAgagcccagatcttcctggctttgagaacaCCACACTGCCTTTAGCCTTCCAGTCCTCTGACCACTTGGAAACAAGCATGGCCCCATTTCTCAGCTAAGTCTTTGGGCCGCTGGCGGGGAGAGTCCATGGGCCAGAGAAGAGGGGCTATCTCAGAGGCAGACCACCAGGAATGAGACCTGTCCCCTCAGTGAGACCAGTCCCAAAGGGGCCCTTGGGAGGGTCCGGGCTTGCCCTCCAGGCAGAGGCTGGGCAGCCACTTGGTGGGATTGTGGCAATGGGGCTTCCTTTGGGCTCTGGGATAGACTAGGTGGATGGCTGCTCTGATGAGTCTATGAACCAGACAGGTTTTTGAATGGTGAGAGCTGGCATCTatgtagccctttaaggtttgcaaaatactttacagacgtttgtgtttgatccttacaacaaccttggcaggtaggtgctgttataatcctcattttacagatggggaaactgaggcacaaagaggttttttttggttttgtttgtttatttatttttttttggcttttttacataactactaagtgtctgtgctgggatttgaactcaggtcgtcctgactccaggccactaGAGCACCACCTGACTTCCTCATTTGGGACATCAGTCTTCCCGTTTGACAGTTCTTATAGAAAGCTGGGGTCCCCTTGGAAGGGTCACCCTGACCGCCATCTAATGGAATTTGAACCAggaccttccttctttcttttctccatcttccattgcttctgtttcctccaaCTCAAGTGCAGGGGGGATTCACTGTGTCCTCCAGAGCCCCTGTGCCTCACTCCACTCCTGCGATTCTGCTGTCCTTAGATTTCCTTGGGTCCTTCCCTGTACTGAGTttgagagatacaaagaaaagccaaaacacAGCCCGTGCCCCCGAGGAGTGGGCACTGGGGAACCTGAGGGGGAGGCAGTAAGTTAGAGACAAGAGATGATGAAGAGCACCCCCAGGGGGGAAGGCACCCGAGGTCACAGGGACACAGTGTGGACAGGACCCAAGAGCTCCCACTCTTGCCAGGCTGAGCAGAAGCTGAGTGGTCAAGAAGAACCATGCTGGCTTGGGAGACAGAAAAGTTGGATTCTGGTGTGGTGCTGCCCTATCCTGGAGCATGTTGGAGTGAATTGAATTCATTCACCCAATAAGCATCAATGAGGAAGAGCCCTTAGAGGTTGCTTGGTCCAAGTCAATTGTTTGTTACTGatgggaaaaaggagggaaatgtCCAGGGTCTCTAAGTCTCCTGCATCCAGGGCTCTTCCCATGACTGTATCTGCCAAGAGTCAGCCCCCTGCCCTGAATGCTGCTGAATTGTCCTCTCCCCTCTGGCCAGGGGTGGGAGGCAGAGATATGGCTGCCTCCTGGAATACCTGATAAGGATCGGGAGGTTGGAGGCCATCAGCAGTTCCATCATCTGGCTGGAGGGATTGGGCTCCAGAGCACAATCTCTAGTGTGCTTGCCAGAGCAGCTGAGGGGGACCCAGGCCAGGGAAGGATTTAGTAATCCAGCTGGCCCcagcttttccttcctctcccaattTCCACTCTTGGGGGTGAGGGGACAGGCAAGGCTGACCCTTGAGCACCTTGGTGCAGGCTGGAGTAGTCACTGTTCTGCGGCCACCTCCTGACCACTTCTGCTAGCTTGCCCTGAGCTACATGGGAagcaggggaagggggaaaggggagtcTCCTTTTGGaatctaagcttcttgaggtcagagtgcctgatttttattttcatttctgaaccCCCAGTGCCTCTCCCTGTACGTGGCATAGAAtaggaacttcataaatgcttgttgattgattggttggtggACAACCTGTAGTGTATACAGCGTCCAGAGAAGGTGGACAGGGTAAGGTCAGACTAGAGACCCCATCAGCattgtgcagtggaaagaatgttggttcTCAAGTTaaaaaacctgagttaaaatcttgtCTGCTGATACTACCTATGTGGCCTTAGAcacagggcctcagtttcctcctctgtaaaatgaaaggattggaataTGAGCCCACACAGAGCTTTACCACAATCCTTTGAGGGAAACAGTATAaatgctatttccattttacaactgacAAAACTGTCTCAGAGAGATGCTCAAGGTCATACACTGAGTGAGTCTCAGTccggatttgaatccaggcctttccAGACCCCAGGTTCAGCACTCACTGGGCTCCCCAACAGCCTCTTGGTAAAGGTAAGGGGGGTGTGTTAGAAAGAGTTTATTGAGGTTttagcaaagcacttgacaaattcTCTCCTGCTCCTCTAGTGGAAAAGGTAAGGAGACGCAGGCCAGGTCCCAAAGTGTATTCCTTCATGGCTCAATGTCAGCTTGCAAAGAAGTCTCTAGTGGAGTGCCCCAGTGCTCTGTACTGCTACCTAACATTTTTTATTGATGACTTATCTATGAGGCAGGAGAATGGGTGCAGTTTCTTCCTGCCCATGTGGCCTTGGATatgtcccttccttctctgaacctcacttttcTTACAAAGGAGGGTGCAAGCTTGTGACCCTGTGATTCTCTAGGATGGAGCCaggattcagttcaattcagcaagcattaattaatcttctactatgtgccagacactgttagGTGTTGGAGCTTACAACCACTGAAGAAATGAAACCCCTCCTAAGGAAGGTTCTGTTCTCGGGGGAAAGCATCACATCCTTAGAAGTGCTTAGTAGTTAAGTTTTGGTTGGTTGATACAGACGAATTTAGTTGTTTTGGTTGGTTGATACAGACTAATTTGGGGGCACTCAGAATTGGTGGGATCAGGCTGACCTTCCCATAGATCCTAGTGCTCGCACAACCTTCTAAGGAACCCTGAGGCAGAGACGGGAGGGACAGCTGGGGTGTAGCAGAGATGGGCAAAGGACCATTGTCAGAGACCGTCAGCattgcacagtggaaagaatgttggttcTCAAGTtaaaggacctgagttaaaatcttgcctGCTGATACTACCTATGTGGCCTTAGAcaaggggcctcagtttcctcctctgtaaaatgaaaggattggaataTGAGCCCACACAGAGCTTTACCACAATCCTTTGAGGGGCTGGCATGGCTAAACCAGCGAGTGTGCAAAGGAGAGTCATATACAACAAGTGTGCAAACTCTGGCTGGAGCCACACTGTGCAGgagtttgtgtttgatcctaTGGGCAGTAAGGAGCTGCTGGTCTGCTTGAGCAGTGGAGTGACCTGGTCAGATGTGGGCTTGAGGAACATCATTTGGTGGTTGTGGAGACAGCACGTTAGAACAGGGAGAGGTTGGTGTCAGGGAGGCCAGTCAGAGGCTTAGGTCAATTCAGTTGAACTCCAATTGTTGGAGTGTCTGCTGTGTGCCTAGCCCTGTGCTGGATTTGGGGGCCAGCTGGTGGGAGGGGCATTACAGGAGGATATGATTCATGTCCTCAGGGAACTTAACACTTTAACAGAGGAGACCAGATCCTGGCTCGAGAAATAAGAGGAACTCAATACACCCCAATCTCTCccccattttctgtttctttgctcaTGATATCTTCAGTGCCTGGAATCAGTTGTGCCCACTCTAGCTTCCATCTCCATCTGCTGAAGCCTTCTCCTTTCAAGACCTAACTCAGATGACTCCTCTGTCAGGAAGCTTTCCTGGACATGCTCTTTACTTTCCCAACTTTTCTTGTAGTAATTTGCCCAGACCGTCCCCTAGCCCCTCATATCAGAGTTATTTGAGTAGTTGTCTCCCCCTGCAAACCCTCTCTCATCAGGCAGATCAGTGGAGTAGTGACTAAAATTCTGGGGTTGGAATTGGGAAGATgagtgttcaaatcccagctccgaCACTGACTAGCTGCAGGATCCAGGGTAGTGtccacatctgtaaaagagaGGCTTGGACCAGATAACCCTTCAACTCTAAAGACTCCAAATCTATGACCTTGTGATCCTTGCACCTAGCTGGCAATCACTGAacctttgttgaattgaagtgacTGAATGAAGGTCATGAAGACCTAGGTCTCCTCACTCCCAGCTGGACACTCCAGGCTTGGCTCTCACACTTGTAGCCATGTGATCTGGGGAAGCCTTTGGGTGGGAGAtcgcttcctcttctgtaaaatgggaccatAACTTGTGTACTGCTGTGTAACAGAATATCCAGCCCTATCTCTTAAGAGCTAATGTGGTGAATCAATCTGTGGGGCAGAGGAGGGGGGGGAGATCTGGAGGCTCAGGATGGTGCTCCAGCTCCCACCCCATTCTTGACTCTTCTCCAAATCTAGAGGAATTAAATTCTGCTCCCTCTCCTCTTAACTCCTTCCTGTCtatctccccatctccccacACCCCCTTCAGCTGCTCAACATGGCCGGGAACCAGCTCACAGAGATCCCAGAGGGGCTGCCTGAGTCTCTGGAGTACCTCTACCTACAGAACAACAAGATTAGCACCGTGTCTGAAAATGCCTTTGAGTCGACCCCCAATCTCAAGGGGATCTTTCTCAGGTAGGAGGCTGGATGGGGCCCCCAGGATCCAGGGCCAGGACATCCCAGGGAAGCTTGGGTTTCCTCTGAGTGCTTCTCCTTGTACCCATTCCTCAGCGCCCCCTtccttaccccccccccccacatcccAGGCAGGGTTTTCTTGGTTCAAATCATTTAGCACAGACCATTGGAATGTAGACTGTTGGAGTGGACAGGACCTTAGAATATACAATTAGAACATaagatgtcagagttggaagagaactggGAGATTCTTGAACTCAGCTTCCCCATCTtacaggagaagaaatggagCCTTTGTCTGCCCAGGGTGGCACAATGGCTTAGCTTCAGAGCCAAGATTAGAACAAGTCTTTATTGAGGACCTACTGGGTGCCCAGTTATGCACTGGAATTGtgcaagaaacagaaaatggagCCTCAGTCTCCAGGGAACTGAAGGATCTTCAGGTTGTCAGGCTTGTTAGTGGGCTGGGTTTTTTTGGTCTTACtccagaactggaaagggacctcagagaaccCCTGGTCCAATCCATGTTTGAGCAAGAGTTTCCACCTTGAATAACTCCAGCGAGGGTTAGCCAGCCTCTTCTCCCCAACAACCTCAGTACCTGATGAGTCAGCTCTTTTTACTGTTGGACAGCTCAGTGCTAGCGTGTTGTCTCTTGATTTAAAATCTGCCTCTGTAGCTTCTGCCCCTCAAACCTGGTTCAGTTCTCTAAATGGTGACTCTTTGGATATTTGAAGACAGCCATAATATCTATACCAAGACTTTTCTTTTCTAAGCTAAACACCCTCATTTCTTTCACTTGAGCCTCTTTTGACATGGTCTTGAGTCCTCTCACCATACTTGACACCCTCTCCTATCAGAGTTCTatcttttcaagatttttttctaaaatctttgtCCAAAATGAAATACAGTGCTCCGTATctgaattccttcctctgaattctttgaaatctaTTCTCCCCAGATCTCGGGTGTGCATGACCATAGACAATACTCTGGCTtgtctccctccaccccccataCCTATCATAAAGATTCCTATTCTTTTCACTTCCAGGACtcacattttctttcctccctctggcTAGGTGGTCTGTAGTCTACCCTTCTCACAatattgtctcagtttccctctccaTTTACCTTTGCCCAAGTGTTCCCCATCATCCTTCCTCATTCCAGATTTTGGATTTTTTCACATGGTATATTTTCGTGATATACTGCTTTGCCCCTTTGGTTCAGTCTCTTTGTTTTAAATAGGAAATTTCATATTTCCATGCCTCTGCAGCTCAGTATACTGGAGGAGTTCTCCATCTGGGGTGAAGGAGGtccatggacagatttcaggtgaacttggatgggaaaatgacatctttatttcaatagaattgatttcctttgtaagcTTATGGCTtttgttttgtgcatttaaaaacagccttctgagaagggatccttaCAGCCCAAGGGGTCCTCGACACAAAAAAGGGAGAGTTCCTGGTAGAGTAGATAGAGGGCTAACCTTGGCATCAGCTTCAGGGttacttctgacacatattggctgtatgACTGTGGACAATGAGGAAGTTAGGGGTCATAGTGGCTtgggtgctggacttggaatcaagaaaacttgaatttaaatctcaccttagacacttaccaactgtgtgatttggggcaagtcacttaacctctctgtgcctcagtttcctcatctgttaaatgaggaaactggattcaacctctgaggtcctttccaggcCTGAATCTAGGATGCCATGATGCTTTAAGTTGCGAACAGTTCCCCCTTTGCATCAGCAACTCCCATCAGAGCTCTCTCTGTCATCACAAACAGGACTTGAATGGAAGAACCACCATATCAGCACTTCCTGCTGCTACATTTTCCTCCTGTGTCAGACCTGAACTGTTGGAGTCCTGAAGGCCAATCTTTGCATTGAATGTTGATGATCTGTACGTCAGTGGGCATTCTGGCCATGAGGATTGGACAGATAGTACTAACCCTCTCGCCCTCTTCTTGGACAGTGTCTTCTCCAAGGATGTCTTTCCTCCTGCATCCTACTCCCTGTGGTTTCTGGCTTGGCAGATGTATGTGGTCTGtgtcctccttctccctccacaTCCACTTCAGGTCAGAGCCACAAGTCTTTTGGCAAATATAGCTTCGCTGGCCTTTTTTAAGTGCCCAGCATCCCTGGCCAAGAACATGGCATTCTTTGACTGAAGTCATGGCCCAGTTTTAGACCCCTGAATGATAGTCTCTCAGCACAGGGAGAAAGCTCAGCAGCAGCTAGGCTGACCTATCCCTGAAGAATTCCTAGAGCCACAAACCCAATGGACGGCCATGCAGCCTTCTTCTCTTCAGGATGTTGGGCAAGGCAGCCCTTCCCACACTTGCAGAGCTCTGAGCAAAGCACAGCTTCCCTTTGCCTCTCCTTCTTCTGGCCTCTGTGCCAGTCACATCCAAGTCAAGCTCTTTTATCCAGGACAGTCTTTCAGGTGCTTAAAACCAGGCGTCCTGTTCCCTCCAGCTTCGTCTTTAGACTAAACACTCCCAGTCCCTTCAGGTGATCCCTGTGTGG
The DNA window shown above is from Notamacropus eugenii isolate mMacEug1 chromosome 2, mMacEug1.pri_v2, whole genome shotgun sequence and carries:
- the PODN gene encoding podocan isoform X2, whose amino-acid sequence is MVPSRTFLLVLWAWTWGPHGTHGQTDEDNEFLEDPILFLRPEPGQGSLDCPRECVCTQEGVVDCGGIDLREFPGDLPEYTNHLSLQNNQLEKIYPDELSRLHRLETLNLQNNRLTSRGLPEEAFKQLTNLNYLYLANNKLTLAPRFLPSALVSADFAANFLTKIYGLTFGQKPNLRSVYLHNNKLADAGLPDNMFNGSHNVEILIMSSNFLKYVPKNLPRALYKLHLKNNKLEKIPPGAFSELTSLRELYLQNNYLTNEGMDNETFWKLSSLEYLDLSSNNLSEIPAGLPRNIVLLHLEKNAIRTVGPDVLTQIRNLEYLLLHSNKLKAKGIHPLAFQGLKKLHTVHLYNNVLERVPSGLPRRVKTLMILHNQISGIGRNDFATTYFLEELNLSYNKITSPQIHRDAFRKLRLLKSLELSGNLLQTLPLGLPKNVQVLKLKSNYLGAIARGALAGMVQLRELYLTNNRLRSRAVTPRTWADLSSLQLLNMAGNQLTEIPEGLPESLEYLYLQNNKISTVSENAFESTPNLKGIFLRFNKLAVGAVRESTFKRLMHLQVLDIEGNFELSESSKNRGRPEEEEEEEEEEEGEEEEEEEEMR